In Bacteroidota bacterium, the sequence AAGTATTATTCAGCCATTATTCGGCTACGCTGCTGATAAATTCTCAAAACCCTGGTTGTTATCTATTGGTATGCTTTTAGCGGGTTTCGGGCTTGGGATGACGGGGTTATGCAAGAACTATCAATTAATAATGATGCTGGCGATTATCAGTGGAATAGGGATTGCTGCATACCATCCGGAAGCCGCCAGGTTGGTAAACTTTGCTGCTGGAAATCAAAAAAATACGGCCATGAGTATTTTCGGAGTTGGAGGAACTATCGGGTTCGCTGTTGGCCCCCTTTTAATCACAGCATCACTTCTTCAATGGGGCTTGAGAGGTACGCTTATACTTATTTTACCCGTTTCGATCATGGCTATATTTATGACAACTCAATTTTCGAAGTTAAAGTCACTTACGGCAATCAAAAATGATCAGAAGAAAGGATCTGAGTCTCAATTTGAAGAAGAGAATTGGTGGGCGTTTATACGACTGACTATTGTTATCATTGGTCGATCAATAATTTTTTATGGGCTAAATACCTTTATTCCAATTTATTGGATCAATCACCTTCATCAGTCAAAAGTGGTTGGATCACTGGCTCTCACGATTTTTGCAGGGTCTGGTATATTCGGAAATCTAATCGGCGGAAAATTGGCAGATCGTTTGGGACAAAAAAAGGTGATTCTATTA encodes:
- a CDS encoding MFS transporter, coding for SIIQPLFGYAADKFSKPWLLSIGMLLAGFGLGMTGLCKNYQLIMMLAIISGIGIAAYHPEAARLVNFAAGNQKNTAMSIFGVGGTIGFAVGPLLITASLLQWGLRGTLILILPVSIMAIFMTTQFSKLKSLTAIKNDQKKGSESQFEEENWWAFIRLTIVIIGRSIIFYGLNTFIPIYWINHLHQSKVVGSLALTIFAGSGIFGNLIGGKLADRLGQKKVILLGFLGLTLFLPIFIFINNVQLALLLMVPIGFILYATYSPSIVMGQNYLPNRVGLSSGITLGVAISIGGAATPVIGKIADIYGIWVAIATVACLPILFFAIAMSLPENPKKNGID